A window from Acinonyx jubatus isolate Ajub_Pintada_27869175 chromosome E1, VMU_Ajub_asm_v1.0, whole genome shotgun sequence encodes these proteins:
- the CSF3 gene encoding granulocyte colony-stimulating factor: MKLTALQLLLWHSALWMVQEATPLGPTSSLPQSFLLKCLEQVRKVQADGTALQERLCAAHKLCHPEELVLLGHALGIPQAPLSSCSSQALQLMGCLRQLHSGLVLYQGLLQALAGISPELAPTLDMLQLDITDFAINIWQQMEDVGMAPAVPPTQGTMPTFTSAFQRRAGGTLVASNLQSFLEVAYRALRHFTKP; encoded by the exons ATGAAGCTGACCG CCCTGCAGCTGCTGCTGTGGCACAGCGCACTCTGGATGGTGCAAGAAGCCACCCCCTTGGGCCCTACCAGCTCCCTGCCCCAGAGCTTCCTGCTCAAGTGCTTAGAACAAGTGAGGAAGGTCCAGGCTGATGGCACAGCGCTGCAGGAGAGGCTG TGCGCCGCCCACAAGCTGTGCCACCCTGAGGAGCTGGTGCTGCTTGGGCACGCTCTGGGCatcccccaggctcccctgagcAGCTGCTCCAGCCAGGCCCTGCAGCTG ATGGGCTGCCTGCGTCAACTCCACAGTGGCCTCGTCCTCTACCAGGGCCTCCTGCAGGCCCTGGCAGGGATATCCCCCGAGTTAGCCCCCACCCTGGACATGCTGCAGCTGGACATCACCGACTTTGCTATCAACATCTGGCAGCAG ATGGAAGACGTGGGGATGGCCCCTGCAGTGCCGCCCACCCAGGGCACCATGCCAACCTTCACCTCGGCCTTCCAGCGCCGGGCAGGAGGCACCCTGGTTGCCTCCAACCTGCAGAGCTTCCTGGAGGTGGCATACCGTGCTCTGCGCCACTTCACCAAGCCCTGA